From the Plectropomus leopardus isolate mb chromosome 18, YSFRI_Pleo_2.0, whole genome shotgun sequence genome, one window contains:
- the si:rp71-45k5.2 gene encoding forkhead box protein Q1, whose product MQNRTEKFGAQLPLFVAASSSQRGLFRKSTTYLAKIAVVLQDAPGKMLTFTQLMDRLAPLISEDRKSVENNIRVCLSTNKCFVKIPVVPDSLDSKRNYWKLDPIQITAKMVRRHFKGILHLFPELASKVETENRSRASEHCSSALHSPQPAACRAVQLRCEVKFSSPFSIESLLKRDSPSARASRASPLSSVPLRVGQQPPSTHTPGGTKRSFSCDSEEPLLLQAYAGSSPICSTEGNTHHGLTATGAAQPIKRMHVCTESSLPVYTRVSAAPYFTSTHSNYITYSAFTHEAFRFRL is encoded by the exons ATGCAGAACAGGACTGAGAAGTTTGGAGCTCAGCTGCCTCTCTTTGTTGCAGCCAGCAGCTCTCAGCGAGGTCTGTTCAGAAAGAGCACCACCTACCTGGCTAAAATCGCTGTTGTCCTCCAAGACGCTCCAGGCAAGATGCTCACTTTTACTCAG CTGATGGACAGACTGGCACCTTTAATCTCAGAAGACAGAAAATCTGTTGAGAACAACATTAGAGTTTGTTTATCGACcaacaaatgttttgtcaaG ATCCCAGTGGTTCCAGATTCTCTGGACAGTAAGAGAAACTACTGGAAACTGGACCCCATTCAGATCACAGCAAAGATGGTGCGTCGTCACTTCAAAGGAATCCTGCATCTCTTCCCTGAGTTGGCCTCCAAGGTGGAAACGGAGAACAGGAGCAGAGCATCAGAGCACTGCAGCTCAGCTCTGCACTCTCCTCAacctgcagcctgcagagctGTTCAGCTCAGATGTGAGGTGAAGTTCAGCAGTCCCTTCTCCATTGAATCCCTCCTGAAGAGAGACAGTCCCTCTGCTCGGGCCTCCAGAGCTTCTCCTCTGTCCAGTGTGCCGCTCAGAGTGGGACAGCAgcccccctccacacacacacccggTGGGACAAAGAGGAGCTTCAGCTGCGACTCTGAGGAGCCTCTCCTCCTTCAAGCTTATGCTGGAAGTTCCCCCATCTGCTCAACAGAGGGCAACACACACCATGGACTCACTGCGACAGGAGCTGCTCAGCCCATCAAGagaatgcatgtgtgtactGAGTCCTCGCTCCCTGTCTACACACGAGTCAGTGCTGCTCCTTATTTCACCAGCACACACAGCAATTACATCACTTACTCAGCATTTACCCATGAGGCTTTCCGTTTTCGTTtgtaa